Proteins from one Setaria italica strain Yugu1 chromosome V, Setaria_italica_v2.0, whole genome shotgun sequence genomic window:
- the LOC101770848 gene encoding uncharacterized protein LOC101770848, which produces MKFRVVCRKLYDYVRYDLKEIAFPSSLPDPPHIKKRPKLTWHDRWCILKEVTRLYGASWVRDIGPDLRPNDYKKAVENDAEEPSDGKPISDNGKKGKSSEPSVLEDLAVAARGGAETLKPTLRRIYMTRAATYTDAMKNFVETYQEGLKDQLQEKAADGEAGRQQLQQGDEATPKPPPPPSSS; this is translated from the coding sequence ATGAAGTTCAGAGTTGTATGCAGGAAGCTGTACGACTACGTGCGCTACGACCTCAAGGAGATCGCCTTCCCGTCGTCGCTGCCCGATCCTCCACACATCAAGAAGAGGCCTAAGCTCACATGGCACGACCGCTGGTGCATCCTCAAGGAGGTCACTCGGCTGTACGGCGCGTCCTGGGTCAGGGACATCGGCCCCGACCTCAGGCCAAACGACTACAAGAAGGCAGTCGAAAACGATGCGGAGGAGCCATCCGATGGCAAGCCCATCTCTGACAATGGCAAGAAAGGGAAGAGCAGCGAGCCCAGTGTGCTGGAGGACCTTGCGGTGGCTGCAAGGGGCGGTGCAGAGACTCTGAAGCCTACGCTAAGGCGGATTTACATGACCCGTGCCGCGACGTACACGGACGCCATGAAGAATTTCGTGGAAACGTATCAGGAGGGACTCAAGGACCAGCTGCAGGAGAAGGCTGCTGATGGGGAGGCTGGTCGTCAGCAACTGCAGCAGGGTGATGAGGCGACGCCGaaaccgccaccgccgccatcttcatcatga